In one Heteronotia binoei isolate CCM8104 ecotype False Entrance Well chromosome 1, APGP_CSIRO_Hbin_v1, whole genome shotgun sequence genomic region, the following are encoded:
- the ADI1 gene encoding acireductone dioxygenase, with the protein MEGSRMVEAWYMDESPEDQRKPHRQEPNQPASLEQLRQLGVFYWKLDADNYETDPVLAKIRKENNYSWMDIITIHKDKLPNYEEKIKIFYEEHLHLDDEIRYILEGSGYFDVRDKDDKWIRIAMEKGDMITLPAGIYHRFTLDESNYVKAMRLFVGEPVWTAYNRPADHFPAREQYQQFLAQAVQ; encoded by the exons ATGGAGGGAAGCAGGATGGTGGAAGCCTGGTACATGGACGAGTCCCCCGAGGACCAGCGGAAGCCGCACCGCCAGGAGCCCAATCAGCCCGCCAGCCTTGAGCAGCTGAGGCAGCTGGGCGTTTTCTATTGGAAA CTGGATGCTGATAACTATGAGACCGATCCAGTCCTAGCAAAAATTCGGAAGGAGAACAACTACTCTTGGATGGATATAATCACTATACACAAAGATAAACTGCCAAATTATGAAGAGAAG ATAAAAATATTTTATGAAGAGCACTTACACCTGGATGATGAGATTCGCTACATCCTGGAAGGAAGTGGGTATTTTGATGTTCGTGATAAAGACGACAAATGGATTCGGATTGCCATGGAAAAAGGAGACATGATCACACTCCCTGCTGGCATCTATCACCGATTTACACTGGATGAATCT AATTATGTGAAGGCCATGAGGCTGTTTGTTGGAGAACCTGTGTGGACAGCATACAACAGGCCAGCTGATCACTTTCCTGCTCGGGAGCAGTACCAGCAGTTTCTGGCACAAGCAGTTCAATAA